The following are from one region of the Terriglobales bacterium genome:
- a CDS encoding HD domain-containing phosphohydrolase, producing the protein MTSERILVVDDEEAIREIVTSMLQNAGYTAMQASSGKQALEILGSGEEFQLMLSDLMMAEMDGIALLDRVQDCYPDMPAIMVTAVHDISVALAAIRNGAYDYLLKPFEREQLLAMVRRALEHRKLRLENRSYQSNLESLVAARTEQLRQTMADLERSYDITLEALGDALDLKDAETEGHSKRVTAFTIAMARAMGMSGDKIRVIARGAFLHDIGKMAIPDAILRKPGALTEQEVMIMREHCARGYHMLKKIPFLTEAAEIVYAHQERYDGSGYPRGLVGDEIPIGARLFAVADTLDAITSDRPYRAAQPIQAAREEIKRFSGSQFDPKVVEIFLGMPDSIWEDLRREINSHARKYAYPSKFAESHTLS; encoded by the coding sequence ATGACATCCGAACGAATTCTGGTCGTGGACGATGAAGAAGCAATACGTGAGATCGTCACGTCCATGCTGCAAAACGCTGGCTACACGGCCATGCAGGCATCGTCCGGAAAGCAGGCACTGGAGATTCTCGGATCGGGCGAAGAATTCCAGCTCATGCTCTCTGATCTGATGATGGCGGAGATGGATGGCATCGCGCTGCTGGACCGGGTTCAGGACTGCTATCCCGACATGCCTGCGATCATGGTTACAGCGGTCCACGATATTTCTGTGGCCCTCGCGGCGATCCGAAACGGGGCCTACGACTACCTGCTGAAGCCCTTCGAGCGCGAGCAGCTGCTCGCCATGGTGAGACGTGCCCTCGAGCATCGTAAGTTGCGACTCGAGAATCGCTCGTACCAGTCGAATCTAGAGTCTTTAGTCGCGGCTCGAACTGAGCAGCTCCGCCAGACAATGGCGGACCTGGAACGTTCCTACGACATCACGCTCGAAGCTCTAGGTGACGCGTTGGACTTGAAAGATGCCGAGACGGAGGGACATTCCAAACGCGTAACCGCCTTCACCATAGCGATGGCGCGAGCTATGGGAATGTCGGGCGACAAGATTCGGGTTATCGCTCGTGGCGCCTTTCTGCACGACATCGGAAAAATGGCGATACCCGATGCGATCCTGCGCAAGCCTGGAGCGCTGACCGAGCAGGAAGTGATGATCATGCGCGAGCATTGCGCGCGCGGGTATCACATGCTGAAGAAGATTCCGTTTCTCACCGAGGCAGCAGAGATCGTCTACGCTCACCAGGAGAGATACGACGGATCGGGCTATCCACGTGGACTGGTAGGCGATGAAATCCCAATCGGAGCCCGTCTATTTGCGGTCGCAGATACATTGGACGCCATCACCTCCGATCGTCCATATCGTGCAGCCCAGCCCATTCAAGCCGCGCGCGAAGAGATCAAGCGTTTCTCCGGATCGCAATTTGATCCTAAGGTAGTGGAGATTTTCCTGGGAATGCCTGATTCAATCTGGGAAGACTTGCGCCGTGAGATTAACTCGCACGCACGCAAGTACGCATATCCATCAAAATTTGCTGAGTCTCACACCTTGAGCTAA
- a CDS encoding EamA family transporter has protein sequence MSFLRYFLLALIVLGSTFGDVYLAKGMKQIGAISLSRWSDLIFAPFNPYVAFGIVLLMTFYLSYLASLSWADLSYIMPATTFGYVLTALLAHFMLGEHIPLTRWIGILMITAGVGFVTGGPSLTVTPTPEGPSPHLEVHS, from the coding sequence ATGAGCTTCCTTCGCTATTTCTTGCTGGCGCTCATTGTTTTGGGTAGCACCTTCGGCGATGTTTACCTGGCTAAGGGCATGAAACAGATTGGTGCAATTTCCCTGAGTCGCTGGAGCGACTTGATCTTCGCGCCTTTCAATCCCTACGTTGCATTCGGCATCGTGCTGTTGATGACCTTCTATCTTTCCTACTTGGCTTCGCTGTCGTGGGCTGATCTCTCTTACATCATGCCGGCAACAACATTCGGATATGTCCTCACTGCACTCCTGGCTCATTTCATGTTGGGCGAACACATCCCTCTCACACGTTGGATTGGGATTCTCATGATCACAGCGGGCGTGGGATTTGTTACCGGTGGACCATCACTAACCGTTACGCCGACGCCGGAAGGTCCCTCCCCGCATCTTGAGGTGCACTCATGA
- a CDS encoding EamA family transporter has translation MRHLGIVATWLFIFLLVGLNSTGDMLTARAMRRVGDFGELRRKFGILGVARAVLTEPWFYLGLVAMALSFFALLAALSLIDLSVVIPASASLTFLSNLLGAKFFLKEHITLRRWMSGLLVLGGIMLLRA, from the coding sequence ATGAGGCATCTCGGGATAGTCGCGACGTGGCTGTTTATCTTTCTGCTGGTTGGACTGAACTCTACGGGAGATATGTTGACCGCAAGAGCGATGCGGCGCGTCGGCGACTTTGGTGAATTGCGGCGCAAGTTTGGAATCTTAGGCGTAGCGCGCGCAGTGCTTACCGAGCCGTGGTTCTACCTCGGTCTGGTGGCGATGGCGCTAAGCTTTTTCGCCTTACTTGCCGCGCTCTCGCTGATCGATTTGAGTGTCGTGATTCCTGCCTCGGCGTCATTGACGTTCTTGTCGAACCTCTTGGGAGCGAAGTTCTTCCTGAAAGAGCACATAACCCTCCGGAGATGGATGTCGGGATTGCTGGTACTGGGTGGAATTATGCTGCTTAGAGCGTAA
- the hpnE gene encoding hydroxysqualene dehydroxylase HpnE, with protein MTNKEQHATVGIVGGGIAGLAAGCALADAGFRISLFERRPFVGGRASSYEHPGTGEIVDNCQHVLLGCCTNLLDFYRRIGAVEKIRWFDRLTFIEPGGRRSEIGPSGLPAPLHTALSFLRASSLSWADKISISRAMLALMGPLPPDSPKSFADWLREHHQTHGAIDRFWKVVLVSAINEDLDRISVRYGAQVFRESFLKSAEAGKMGVPTVPLSDLYSKAISYIEQRNGKVHLRTSVEGVVAERESVVLQSSGTAERFDFVVLAVPHNALGKLLPSQNGSGETSTQLQAQIAKFESSPITGIHLWFDREITDLHHAVLLDRTIQWMFQKSKLQPQRQGAEQAGSYIELVVSSSKSLVGMGRQEILDLALRELAEFFPRVREAQLLKSTVVKEVHATYSALPGSDSYRPQSRTPWPRVFLAGDWTATGWPATMEGAVRSGYRAAQALAESDGANEKFLVSDLRPAGLMRFVGE; from the coding sequence TTGACCAACAAAGAACAACATGCGACTGTCGGAATTGTCGGCGGCGGCATCGCCGGACTTGCCGCAGGATGCGCCCTCGCGGATGCAGGATTTCGAATCAGCCTCTTTGAACGCCGGCCTTTCGTCGGCGGCCGAGCTTCTTCTTATGAGCATCCCGGGACCGGCGAGATTGTAGACAACTGTCAGCACGTGCTGCTCGGGTGCTGTACGAACTTGCTCGACTTTTATCGCCGTATCGGAGCGGTAGAGAAAATCCGATGGTTTGATCGCCTCACTTTCATTGAGCCCGGAGGCCGACGCTCGGAGATCGGTCCTTCCGGATTACCAGCGCCGCTGCACACAGCTTTGTCCTTCTTGCGAGCCTCGTCACTCTCGTGGGCCGACAAGATTTCGATCTCTCGCGCCATGCTGGCGCTGATGGGGCCGCTTCCTCCCGACAGTCCGAAGAGTTTTGCCGACTGGCTTCGCGAGCATCATCAGACGCACGGCGCGATTGATCGATTCTGGAAAGTGGTGCTGGTGAGCGCCATCAATGAAGACCTGGATCGGATTTCCGTTCGCTACGGCGCCCAGGTCTTTCGGGAATCGTTTCTGAAGTCTGCTGAAGCCGGAAAGATGGGTGTACCGACCGTTCCGCTTTCGGATTTGTACAGCAAGGCGATTTCGTATATCGAGCAGCGTAATGGAAAGGTACATCTGCGGACGAGCGTGGAAGGCGTCGTTGCAGAACGCGAGAGCGTGGTCCTCCAGTCATCGGGCACGGCTGAACGCTTCGATTTTGTTGTGCTTGCAGTCCCGCACAATGCGTTAGGCAAGCTTTTGCCGTCCCAAAATGGATCGGGTGAAACAAGCACACAATTGCAAGCTCAAATTGCGAAGTTCGAGAGCTCTCCGATCACTGGCATTCACTTGTGGTTCGATCGTGAGATCACTGATCTTCACCATGCCGTGCTGCTCGATCGCACTATTCAATGGATGTTCCAAAAGTCCAAGCTCCAGCCTCAACGTCAAGGCGCAGAACAAGCAGGGAGCTACATCGAGTTAGTGGTTAGCTCATCGAAGTCGCTGGTTGGAATGGGGCGTCAAGAGATCCTTGATCTGGCGCTTCGCGAATTGGCCGAGTTCTTCCCGCGAGTACGCGAAGCGCAACTCTTGAAGTCGACCGTCGTGAAAGAAGTTCACGCAACCTATTCGGCGTTGCCGGGCTCAGATTCGTACCGTCCACAATCAAGAACGCCGTGGCCGCGGGTCTTTCTCGCCGGCGACTGGACCGCTACTGGATGGCCGGCGACCATGGAAGGTGCCGTCAGGAGCGGCTACAGAGCCGCGCAGGCACTAGCTGAAAGCGATGGGGCGAATGAGAAGTTCCTCGTTTCAGATCTGAGGCCCGCGGGTCTGATGCGCTTCGTCGGGGAATAA
- a CDS encoding phytoene/squalene synthase family protein yields the protein MSVSQLTTAYAVCRGIARRRARNFYYSFRVLPTAKRNALSAVYAFMRHADDISDDESATVVERRERLQSWLDEWHQVQAGTPSNDPVFVALADAQRKYRIPPELLDQLVQGTSMDLPAPAEDSHRLSALEGNTAVAASSIRIHRTFADLYEYCYLVASVVGLVCIRIYQYEDLRAEQLAERCGVAFQLTNIIRDVKEDAAMGRVYFPEEDLHRFGLTIDDFLLDKGARLEQSRLAPLLEFQAQRAREYYASAGELIPLIHEDSRAALWVMVTIYQRLLGRIAERNYDVLHGRVRLSGTEKMRILARGIIRSVFERI from the coding sequence GTGAGCGTCTCTCAACTCACCACTGCATACGCCGTTTGCCGCGGCATCGCGCGTCGCCGGGCCCGCAACTTTTACTATTCCTTTCGGGTACTGCCAACAGCGAAACGCAATGCCCTCTCCGCCGTATACGCGTTCATGCGGCACGCGGACGACATTAGTGACGACGAGAGTGCGACCGTAGTTGAGCGTCGCGAGCGATTGCAGAGTTGGCTCGATGAATGGCATCAAGTTCAGGCTGGGACTCCGAGCAACGATCCAGTTTTCGTTGCACTCGCTGACGCTCAGAGGAAGTACCGGATTCCACCGGAGTTGCTGGATCAGTTGGTCCAGGGAACGAGCATGGACTTACCGGCTCCAGCGGAAGATTCGCATCGATTGTCCGCTCTCGAGGGCAACACTGCTGTTGCCGCCTCCTCGATTCGCATCCACCGAACCTTTGCCGACCTCTACGAGTATTGCTACCTCGTTGCCTCGGTAGTCGGGTTGGTGTGCATCCGTATCTACCAATATGAGGATCTGCGTGCCGAGCAACTCGCCGAGCGCTGCGGTGTCGCGTTTCAATTAACGAACATTATCCGCGACGTAAAGGAAGATGCGGCCATGGGCCGTGTGTACTTTCCCGAAGAGGATCTGCACCGCTTTGGTCTAACCATAGATGATTTTCTCCTGGACAAAGGTGCTCGCCTGGAGCAGTCCCGCTTGGCGCCTCTTCTCGAATTCCAAGCGCAGCGGGCCCGGGAATACTACGCGTCGGCGGGTGAACTGATTCCGCTCATTCACGAGGACAGCCGAGCCGCTCTCTGGGTGATGGTCACGATCTATCAGCGGTTACTTGGAAGAATCGCTGAGCGAAACTATGACGTCCTGCATGGGCGAGTGCGACTCAGTGGGACGGAAAAGATGAGGATTCTCGCACGCGGTATCATCAGATCGGTATTCGAAAGAATCTGA
- the hpnC gene encoding squalene synthase HpnC, producing the protein MSSRTQSSIAGNESASGWAALPPEYAIPETAPSLEEARAYCERLARSHYENFSVATWFLPSKLRPHFYSIYAYCRVSDDLGDEVGDPQQSLALLNEWEEELDACYAGIPRHPVFVALRPTILTCRIPRDPFANLLKAFRQDQTVTRYRTFDELLGYCVNSANPVGRLVLYACGYSDAERQQLSDFTCTALQLANFWQDVSVDYEKERIYLPLEDLDRFGVQERDIAERRFSPAFRDLMRFQVERAREWFQRGRALIRMVDRELAIDIELFTRGGEEILNCIERQDYDVLRARPAISKPRKLALVAGAAAQALWNRL; encoded by the coding sequence ATGTCCTCGCGTACGCAGAGTTCGATTGCAGGCAATGAATCGGCCAGTGGTTGGGCTGCCTTACCTCCTGAATACGCCATTCCCGAAACGGCTCCCTCGCTCGAAGAGGCGCGAGCATATTGCGAGCGCCTGGCGCGGAGTCACTACGAGAATTTCAGCGTCGCGACCTGGTTTCTGCCTTCTAAACTGCGGCCGCATTTTTACAGCATTTATGCTTATTGCCGCGTCTCGGACGATTTGGGAGACGAAGTTGGCGATCCACAACAATCACTGGCGTTGCTGAACGAATGGGAAGAAGAGCTCGATGCCTGTTACGCGGGTATCCCGCGTCATCCGGTTTTTGTTGCGCTACGGCCGACCATTCTCACCTGCAGGATTCCCCGCGATCCGTTCGCAAATCTGTTGAAGGCCTTTCGCCAGGATCAAACGGTTACGCGCTATCGGACCTTCGACGAACTCCTGGGATACTGTGTGAACTCGGCTAATCCCGTCGGTCGTCTTGTGCTGTATGCCTGCGGCTATTCCGATGCCGAACGGCAGCAGCTCTCAGATTTCACATGCACGGCGCTCCAGCTCGCAAATTTCTGGCAGGACGTCTCTGTCGATTACGAGAAAGAGCGGATCTACCTGCCCCTTGAAGATCTCGATCGCTTTGGAGTGCAGGAGCGTGACATCGCGGAACGGCGTTTCTCTCCAGCGTTTCGCGACCTGATGCGATTCCAGGTAGAGCGTGCACGCGAGTGGTTTCAGCGAGGACGTGCTCTGATTAGGATGGTCGACCGCGAGCTGGCGATCGACATCGAGCTCTTCACGCGCGGTGGGGAAGAGATTCTGAATTGCATCGAGCGCCAGGATTACGACGTCTTGCGGGCGCGTCCAGCAATCTCTAAGCCGCGCAAGCTGGCACTGGTGGCAGGCGCTGCCGCACAGGCTTTGTGGAACCGGCTGTGA
- a CDS encoding zinc-binding dehydrogenase, which yields MKAAVLYGKEDVKIEKVPIPRLEPGEVLIKVQVALTCGTDLKVYQRGYHARMIQPPALFGHELAGTIEEVGAGVKEFRRGMRVVALNSAPCGVCFFCSKKQANLCEDLLFNNGAYAEYIKVPRRIVEVNMLRIPDKVSFEAAAMCEPLACVLHGLNETHAERGDSVVIIGAGPIGLMFMQVAKLSGLRVIAVVKRDEQVKDARRFGADETVQITAVDDPISAVRAFTPKKRGADVVIEAVGRPQAWQWAVDMVRKGGTVNFFGGCASGTKLELDTQLLHYSQITLKATFHHTPEMVRKAFGLITQNKIQSADYVTGEAPLSHLKEVLRKMVDRSGQIKTAIIPGRN from the coding sequence ATGAAAGCAGCCGTCCTCTACGGGAAAGAGGACGTGAAGATCGAGAAGGTCCCGATCCCTCGGCTGGAACCGGGCGAGGTTCTCATCAAAGTGCAGGTTGCCCTTACCTGCGGGACTGATCTCAAGGTCTATCAGCGTGGTTACCACGCGCGCATGATCCAGCCTCCGGCTCTCTTCGGACACGAACTCGCCGGCACGATTGAAGAGGTAGGTGCCGGTGTAAAGGAATTTCGGCGCGGGATGCGCGTTGTAGCGCTGAACTCGGCTCCTTGCGGCGTTTGCTTCTTCTGCTCGAAAAAACAGGCCAATCTTTGCGAGGACTTACTGTTCAACAACGGCGCCTACGCGGAATACATCAAGGTGCCGCGCCGGATTGTCGAAGTGAACATGCTTCGCATTCCCGACAAAGTGAGCTTTGAAGCGGCCGCAATGTGCGAGCCGCTGGCTTGCGTGCTGCACGGGTTGAATGAGACTCATGCGGAGCGGGGAGACAGCGTCGTGATCATCGGCGCTGGACCGATCGGCTTGATGTTCATGCAGGTTGCCAAGCTGAGCGGGTTGCGAGTAATTGCAGTGGTGAAGCGCGATGAGCAGGTAAAAGACGCCCGCCGATTCGGAGCCGATGAGACGGTGCAGATCACCGCCGTCGATGATCCGATCAGCGCTGTTCGTGCCTTCACGCCAAAGAAGCGCGGGGCAGACGTCGTAATCGAAGCCGTGGGCCGGCCTCAGGCATGGCAATGGGCCGTCGACATGGTTCGCAAGGGCGGAACCGTCAACTTCTTCGGCGGATGCGCCAGCGGTACCAAACTGGAACTCGATACCCAGCTCCTCCACTACTCTCAAATCACACTGAAGGCTACGTTCCACCACACTCCGGAGATGGTTCGTAAGGCTTTCGGTTTGATTACTCAGAACAAAATCCAGAGCGCCGATTACGTTACTGGCGAAGCCCCGCTTTCACATCTAAAAGAAGTGCTTCGCAAAATGGTGGATCGCAGCGGCCAGATCAAGACAGCTATCATTCCGGGCCGGAATTAA
- a CDS encoding zinc-dependent dehydrogenase: MATLTHASPARERSAIPTNMRAAVYRGVNDVRVETVPVPKIAAREVLIRVHTCGICGTDLKKIHTGSHSAPRIFGHETSGTIAAVGPDVEGFALGDRVMVFHHIPCGRCFYCERKVFAQCPVYKKVGCTAGFEPSGGGFAEYVRVMDWIVKRGLVKIPDGVSFEQAAFVEPVNTCLKGVEALRLQPGETVLVIGQGPIGVILASLARRAGARVIVSDLYQQRLTISKAHQLAETIDASKGDVVREVGALTEGRGADAVMLAVGGNSLIRTAMDAVRYGGRVMLFAQTARGEASIDPAAICVDEKTLLGSYSASVELQDESARLVFNREIDLESLISHRFPLSEAVEALHLASNPKPDSMKIVIQPGL, translated from the coding sequence ATGGCTACGCTCACCCACGCTTCCCCGGCTCGGGAACGATCTGCAATTCCTACTAACATGCGGGCCGCTGTTTACCGCGGCGTAAATGATGTTCGCGTCGAAACCGTTCCGGTACCCAAGATTGCTGCACGCGAGGTGCTGATTCGCGTACACACGTGCGGTATCTGCGGCACAGATCTAAAGAAAATTCATACTGGCTCCCACTCCGCGCCTCGAATTTTCGGGCACGAAACCTCTGGGACAATCGCCGCCGTTGGTCCCGACGTCGAGGGATTTGCCCTCGGAGACCGGGTTATGGTCTTCCACCACATTCCTTGCGGCAGGTGCTTTTACTGCGAACGAAAAGTATTTGCGCAATGTCCGGTCTATAAGAAGGTGGGGTGCACGGCCGGATTCGAGCCATCGGGCGGCGGCTTCGCCGAGTATGTCCGAGTGATGGATTGGATCGTCAAGCGTGGCTTGGTGAAAATCCCAGACGGAGTCTCGTTTGAACAGGCTGCATTCGTTGAGCCGGTCAATACGTGCCTAAAGGGGGTCGAGGCCCTGCGCCTCCAGCCCGGCGAGACCGTGCTGGTCATCGGCCAGGGGCCAATTGGCGTGATTTTGGCGTCTTTGGCGCGGCGAGCGGGAGCCCGGGTGATTGTTTCCGATTTGTACCAGCAGCGGCTTACAATATCCAAGGCCCACCAGCTTGCCGAGACGATCGATGCCTCCAAGGGCGACGTGGTCCGAGAGGTAGGCGCGCTGACTGAAGGGCGGGGCGCGGATGCTGTAATGCTCGCCGTAGGCGGCAACAGTCTGATTCGTACTGCCATGGATGCTGTGCGATACGGCGGGCGTGTGATGCTGTTTGCCCAAACAGCCCGGGGGGAAGCGAGCATCGATCCGGCGGCGATCTGCGTCGATGAGAAGACGCTTCTAGGTTCTTACAGTGCGTCGGTTGAGCTGCAGGATGAGAGCGCACGACTGGTTTTCAACCGTGAGATCGATCTGGAAAGCCTGATTTCACACCGCTTTCCATTGAGTGAAGCTGTGGAGGCGCTGCATCTGGCCTCGAATCCTAAACCGGATTCAATGAAGATCGTGATTCAACCTGGGCTATAG
- a CDS encoding TIGR03118 family protein, producing MTKMSRCFSATTLAVVLGTSCFAQHYKQTNLVSNTSGVAPVTDPQLINAWGLSRGSGSAWWVSDQGTGVSTLYNGPGAKQSLIVTIPPADPTNKNTPIGSPTGTIFNGSQNDFLLAPGKAAAFLFSTGDGTIAGWNPTVAVEQGAAPPSTHAVTVVKTTDGSAYTGLTSAFVDGKPYLYAANFAKGRVDVYDSAFQRVGLSKKGSGHDSDEDNDGPFPKNAFTDERLPQHYVPFNVQAIGNDIVVTYVLHEEGSPFETDGPGLGFVDIYSSTGRLLQRLEHGDWLNAPWGVALAPLDFGRFSHDLLVGQFAGGGNTQSSGYIAAYDLTTGKFDGLLEDANGKPLAINGIWAISPGNVSPGNNDPAAAPAATMYFTAGPNQGSGGLFGYLTAVSTDLTEGNAQ from the coding sequence ATGACGAAGATGTCGAGGTGCTTCAGCGCGACTACATTAGCCGTGGTTCTGGGTACGAGTTGCTTTGCTCAGCACTACAAACAAACGAATCTTGTTTCCAATACGTCGGGAGTTGCTCCTGTCACCGATCCGCAACTGATAAACGCATGGGGCTTGTCGCGAGGCTCTGGAAGTGCGTGGTGGGTTTCTGATCAGGGGACTGGGGTCAGCACGCTTTACAACGGGCCAGGCGCGAAGCAGTCTTTGATCGTCACGATCCCGCCTGCTGACCCGACGAACAAGAACACGCCGATCGGTTCACCAACAGGCACGATCTTCAATGGCAGTCAAAACGATTTCTTGCTGGCGCCCGGCAAGGCAGCCGCATTCCTCTTCTCAACGGGGGATGGGACGATTGCTGGATGGAACCCGACCGTAGCAGTAGAGCAAGGCGCAGCGCCGCCTTCGACGCATGCTGTAACCGTGGTAAAGACAACCGACGGTTCAGCCTACACGGGCCTCACCAGCGCTTTCGTCGATGGCAAGCCCTACCTCTACGCAGCCAATTTCGCCAAAGGCCGCGTGGATGTTTACGACAGCGCATTCCAGCGTGTGGGACTTTCGAAGAAGGGTTCCGGGCACGATTCGGATGAAGACAATGACGGGCCATTCCCTAAGAACGCATTCACGGATGAACGCTTGCCGCAGCACTATGTCCCGTTCAACGTGCAGGCAATCGGCAACGACATTGTCGTGACCTATGTGCTCCACGAGGAAGGTTCCCCTTTTGAAACAGACGGGCCGGGCCTGGGCTTCGTCGATATCTACAGTTCCACGGGCCGGCTGCTGCAACGTCTGGAACACGGCGATTGGCTGAATGCACCGTGGGGTGTGGCTCTGGCACCGCTTGATTTTGGCCGCTTCAGCCATGACCTTCTCGTCGGCCAGTTCGCTGGTGGCGGAAATACGCAGTCCAGCGGGTACATCGCCGCCTACGATCTCACTACCGGAAAGTTTGACGGGTTGCTCGAGGACGCTAACGGGAAGCCGCTGGCGATCAATGGCATCTGGGCGATCAGTCCGGGCAATGTGAGCCCCGGCAACAATGATCCGGCAGCCGCCCCGGCTGCAACGATGTATTTCACCGCAGGACCGAATCAAGGTTCTGGCGGACTGTTTGGTTATCTGACCGCAGTTTCCACCGACCTAACTGAGGGAAATGCTCAGTAG
- a CDS encoding ATP-binding protein: protein MLFLNPPQNADDIRGFCGRFNESIRVEYKSNLDQNVRRALPKVLSSFANSLGGVLVIGVDAQNGVPVQPIQGFPTPAEEVPLTIENICLQNTYPPIFPRIHMVPSDVQGMTFVVVEVEESWEAPHAIENSTKVYVRTGNASEPYQLANVDLVIELVRRRAEPLAKRGKLIASARRRAETVVRAHTMSLEVTIGPSYPRHAICTRDALWNFLWQSMFRGAAYFPHQTLRRVEDGVASYNRNQEYGQVSVDGILLLRREMRVDHDENQRPVIHIREFVLPFIRLLHCAQTFYRAAQYRGELTVDLSAAGIYQQSIQFLANQVFFERDDFLCFEDTVFTRETIQAEQLDAGLADIVQTVIRQLCWSFWQSAEAFPVDALRVQLADVLQRMGV from the coding sequence ATGCTCTTTCTAAATCCTCCACAAAATGCTGACGATATCCGTGGTTTCTGCGGGCGATTCAACGAAAGTATTCGAGTCGAATACAAAAGTAACTTAGACCAAAATGTCAGGCGCGCATTACCGAAAGTTCTCTCTTCGTTTGCGAACTCGTTAGGCGGTGTTCTTGTTATAGGAGTCGACGCCCAAAATGGAGTTCCCGTTCAGCCAATACAGGGATTCCCAACGCCAGCTGAAGAAGTGCCGCTCACCATCGAGAATATCTGCCTTCAAAACACGTATCCGCCAATTTTTCCACGCATTCACATGGTTCCAAGTGATGTTCAGGGTATGACCTTCGTGGTGGTGGAGGTGGAGGAAAGCTGGGAAGCGCCCCACGCGATTGAGAACAGCACAAAGGTGTACGTGCGAACCGGAAATGCTTCAGAGCCATATCAGCTGGCAAACGTGGATCTCGTGATCGAGTTAGTGCGGCGTCGCGCCGAGCCACTCGCAAAACGGGGAAAGCTAATCGCGAGCGCGAGAAGGCGAGCCGAAACTGTTGTTCGAGCGCATACTATGAGTCTGGAGGTAACCATCGGTCCTAGTTATCCTCGACACGCGATTTGTACTCGCGACGCACTCTGGAATTTTTTATGGCAATCAATGTTTAGAGGCGCGGCGTACTTTCCCCATCAGACGTTGCGGAGAGTGGAGGATGGTGTCGCATCGTATAACCGGAACCAGGAGTACGGACAGGTCAGCGTCGATGGAATTCTGCTTCTCCGGCGCGAAATGCGCGTAGACCATGACGAGAACCAGCGGCCCGTAATCCACATTCGGGAATTCGTTCTTCCGTTTATCCGGTTGCTACACTGCGCTCAGACCTTTTATCGCGCAGCGCAATACCGGGGAGAGCTGACTGTCGATCTCAGTGCGGCGGGCATATACCAACAATCAATTCAGTTCTTGGCAAACCAAGTATTCTTCGAACGTGACGACTTCCTTTGCTTTGAAGATACGGTCTTTACGCGAGAAACCATTCAGGCTGAGCAACTCGATGCAGGTCTGGCTGACATCGTTCAAACCGTGATACGCCAGCTCTGTTGGTCATTTTGGCAATCAGCAGAGGCCTTCCCAGTAGACGCCTTGCGCGTTCAACTTGCTGACGTATTGCAACGGATGGGCGTTTAG